From one Streptomyces spiramyceticus genomic stretch:
- a CDS encoding amino acid permease: MSDRILPAAPARPADPVSTSPHVDAGDEGYSKDLKSRHINMIAIGGAIGTGLFLGAGGRMAGAGPSLAIAYAVCGVFAFFVVRALGELVLYRPSSGAFVSYAREFMGEKGAFAAGWLYFLNWSTTAVADITAAATYAHFWAMFSDVPQWLLALIALAVVLAANLISVKYFGEMEFWFAIIKVGALVAFMCVGIYLVVTQHELGGHTPGLSTVTDGGGLFPVGMLPMLLVIQGVVFAYASVELCGVAAGETKNPEKIMPKAINSIMWRVGLFYVGSVVLLALLLPYTAYSGNESPFVTVMNKLGVAGAADVMNLVVLTAALSSLNSGLYSTGRILRSMALSGSAPKFTGRMNKGQVPYGGILLTASFGVLGVGLNYVMPGEAFEIVLNFASIGILGTWGMIMLCSLLFWHRSKDGRVTRPAYRLPWAPYTQIVTLFFLASVVFLMWWGGGVGRTTVMCLPLIAAALVGGWYLVRNRVATMAADRHERV, from the coding sequence CGACATCCCCACATGTCGACGCGGGTGACGAGGGTTACAGCAAAGACCTGAAGTCCCGCCACATCAACATGATCGCCATCGGCGGAGCGATAGGCACCGGCCTCTTCCTCGGCGCCGGCGGCCGCATGGCCGGAGCCGGCCCCTCGCTGGCCATCGCGTACGCGGTCTGCGGCGTCTTCGCCTTCTTCGTCGTCCGCGCACTCGGCGAGCTGGTTCTCTACCGCCCGTCGTCGGGCGCTTTCGTGTCGTACGCCCGTGAGTTCATGGGCGAGAAGGGCGCGTTCGCCGCGGGCTGGCTGTACTTCCTCAACTGGTCGACCACCGCAGTGGCGGACATCACAGCGGCCGCGACGTACGCCCACTTCTGGGCCATGTTCAGCGACGTACCCCAGTGGCTGCTCGCACTGATCGCCCTCGCCGTCGTCCTCGCCGCGAACCTGATCTCGGTGAAGTACTTCGGCGAGATGGAGTTCTGGTTCGCGATCATCAAGGTCGGCGCGCTCGTCGCCTTCATGTGCGTCGGCATCTACCTCGTCGTCACCCAGCACGAGCTCGGCGGCCACACCCCCGGCCTCTCCACCGTCACCGACGGCGGCGGCCTGTTCCCGGTCGGCATGCTGCCGATGCTCCTCGTGATCCAGGGCGTCGTCTTCGCGTACGCCTCGGTCGAGCTGTGCGGCGTCGCCGCCGGTGAGACCAAGAACCCCGAGAAGATCATGCCGAAGGCGATCAACTCGATCATGTGGCGCGTCGGTCTCTTCTACGTCGGCTCGGTCGTGCTGCTCGCGCTGCTGCTCCCGTACACGGCGTACTCCGGCAACGAGAGCCCCTTCGTCACCGTCATGAACAAGCTCGGCGTCGCCGGCGCCGCCGACGTGATGAACCTCGTCGTGCTGACCGCTGCCCTCTCCAGCCTCAACTCGGGCCTGTACTCGACCGGCCGCATCCTGCGCTCGATGGCCCTCTCGGGCTCCGCGCCCAAGTTCACCGGCCGGATGAACAAGGGCCAGGTGCCCTACGGCGGCATCCTGCTGACCGCGAGCTTCGGCGTCCTCGGTGTCGGCCTCAACTACGTCATGCCCGGCGAGGCCTTCGAGATCGTCCTGAACTTCGCGTCGATCGGCATCCTCGGCACCTGGGGCATGATCATGCTCTGCTCCCTGCTCTTCTGGCACCGCTCGAAGGACGGCCGGGTCACCCGCCCCGCCTACCGGCTGCCGTGGGCCCCGTACACGCAGATCGTCACGCTGTTCTTCCTCGCCAGCGTTGTCTTCCTGATGTGGTGGGGCGGCGGCGTGGGCCGTACGACCGTGATGTGCCTGCCGCTGATCGCGGCGGCGCTGGTCGGCGGCTGGTACCTGGTCCGCAACCGGGTCGCCACGATGGCCGCAGACCGCCACGAGCGCGTCTAG
- a CDS encoding MBL fold metallo-hydrolase translates to MAARIDHLVTSGTFSLDGGTWDVDNNVWIVGDDTEAIVIDAAHDAQAIAAALGARTLRAIVCTHAHNDHIDAAPALAAATGAPVLLHQDDLPLWKQTHPDRAPDGELTDGQTLTIAGATLTVLHTPGHAPGAVCLYVPELSTVFTGDTLFRGGPGATGRSFSDFPTIVDSIRDRLLTLPPDTEVRTGHGDDTTIGAEAPHVQEWIARGH, encoded by the coding sequence ATGGCCGCCCGCATCGACCACCTCGTCACCTCCGGCACCTTCTCGCTCGACGGCGGCACCTGGGACGTCGACAACAACGTCTGGATCGTCGGAGACGACACCGAGGCGATCGTCATCGACGCCGCCCACGACGCACAGGCCATCGCGGCCGCACTCGGCGCCCGTACGCTTCGCGCCATCGTCTGCACACACGCCCACAACGACCATATCGACGCGGCCCCGGCCCTCGCCGCCGCCACCGGCGCCCCGGTCCTGCTCCACCAGGACGACCTCCCGCTCTGGAAGCAGACCCACCCGGACCGCGCCCCCGACGGCGAGCTCACGGACGGCCAGACCCTCACGATCGCCGGCGCCACGCTCACGGTCCTGCACACACCGGGCCACGCACCGGGCGCCGTCTGCCTCTACGTTCCCGAGCTGTCCACTGTCTTCACCGGCGACACGCTCTTCCGGGGCGGCCCGGGCGCCACCGGGCGTTCCTTCTCGGACTTCCCGACGATCGTCGACTCGATCCGCGACCGGCTGCTGACCCTGCCGCCGGACACGGAGGTCCGTACGGGCCACGGGGACGACACCACCATCGGCGCGGAGGCCCCGCACGTACAGGAATGGATCGCCAGGGGGCACTGA
- a CDS encoding S-(hydroxymethyl)mycothiol dehydrogenase produces the protein MSQQVQGVVAPGKNSPVRVETIVVPDPGPGEAVVKIQACGVCHTDLHYKQGGINDDFPFLLGHEAAGIVESTGEGVTDVAPGDFVILNWRAVCGQCRACLRGRPQYCFDTHNAEQKMTLLDGTELSPALGIGAFAEKTLVAAGQCTKVDPAVSPAVAGLLGCGVMAGIGAAINTGQVGRGDSVAVIGCGGVGDAAIVGSRLAGAGRIIAVDIDDRKLETARAMGATHTVNSRSTDPVEAIRELTGGFGADVVIEAVGHPETYKQAFYARDLAGTVVLVGVPTPDMRIDLPLIDVFGRGGSLKSSWYGDCLPSRDFPMLIDLHQQGRIDLGAFVTETIALGDVEKAFERMHEGDVLRSVVVF, from the coding sequence ATGTCGCAGCAGGTCCAAGGGGTTGTCGCCCCGGGCAAGAACTCGCCCGTGCGGGTCGAGACAATCGTCGTCCCCGACCCCGGCCCGGGCGAGGCCGTTGTAAAGATCCAGGCCTGCGGGGTGTGCCACACCGACCTGCACTACAAACAGGGCGGCATCAACGACGACTTCCCCTTCCTCCTCGGCCACGAGGCGGCAGGCATCGTCGAGTCGACCGGCGAGGGCGTCACAGATGTCGCCCCGGGCGACTTCGTCATCCTCAACTGGCGTGCCGTGTGCGGCCAGTGCCGGGCCTGCCTGCGCGGCCGCCCCCAGTACTGCTTCGACACGCACAACGCCGAACAGAAGATGACCCTGCTCGACGGCACCGAGCTGTCCCCGGCGCTCGGCATCGGAGCGTTCGCCGAGAAGACCCTGGTCGCGGCCGGCCAGTGCACCAAGGTCGACCCGGCCGTGTCGCCCGCCGTCGCGGGTCTCCTCGGCTGCGGCGTCATGGCGGGCATCGGAGCCGCCATCAACACCGGCCAGGTCGGCCGCGGAGACTCGGTCGCCGTCATCGGCTGCGGCGGCGTGGGCGACGCGGCGATCGTCGGCTCCCGGCTCGCCGGGGCGGGCAGGATCATCGCCGTCGACATCGACGACCGCAAGCTGGAGACCGCCCGCGCCATGGGCGCCACCCACACCGTCAACTCCCGCTCCACGGACCCTGTCGAAGCCATCCGCGAACTGACCGGCGGATTCGGCGCGGACGTCGTCATCGAAGCGGTGGGCCACCCCGAGACGTACAAGCAGGCCTTCTACGCCCGCGATCTCGCCGGCACCGTCGTCCTGGTCGGCGTACCCACCCCCGACATGCGGATCGATCTCCCGCTCATCGACGTCTTCGGTCGCGGCGGCTCGCTCAAGTCCTCCTGGTACGGCGACTGTCTGCCGTCCCGCGACTTCCCGATGCTCATCGACCTGCACCAGCAGGGCCGAATCGACCTCGGCGCCTTCGTCACCGAGACCATCGCGCTCGGCGACGTGGAGAAGGCCTTCGAGCGAATGCACGAGGGCGACGTCCTGCGTTCCGTGGTGGTCTTCTGA
- a CDS encoding amidohydrolase codes for MRHTTADLVFTGGPVLTLDAARSRATTVAVTGERITAVGHDEVRDLIGPKTEVVDLAGRLLIPGFQDAHVHPVAAGLELAQCDLTAVRTAADTVAAVRAYAETHPEQEWITGGGWSMEAFDGGSPTKDLLDAVVPDRPVYLPNRDHHGAWANSRALHLAGVDRTTPDPADGRIERDASGEPTGLLQEGAMDLVARLTPPSTPADRLAALLRAQRLLHSYGITAWQDAIVGTFGSMADPADAYLAAARDGSLTARVAGALWWDRERGAEQIPELAARRAELSHGRFRAGSVKLMVDGVAETGTAALIDPYLDSCGCATANRGTSFIDPAALCAYVTELDALGFQAHFHALGDRAVRDALDAVEAARTANGTRDTRPHLAHLQIVHPDDIGRFRQLGATANIQPLWASHEPQMDELTIPFLGEERAGRQYPFGALLRAGATLAAGSDWPVSSPDPLHGIHTAVNRIEPDGKGPVFLPEECIGLTDAIAAYTAGSAYVNHLDDTGSVRAGALADLVVLDRDLYATPPEEIAATRVARTYVGGQKVYDAGL; via the coding sequence ATGCGCCACACCACCGCCGACCTGGTCTTCACGGGCGGCCCCGTCCTCACCCTCGACGCGGCCCGCAGCCGGGCCACCACCGTCGCAGTCACCGGCGAGCGCATCACCGCCGTGGGCCACGACGAGGTGCGCGACCTCATAGGCCCGAAGACCGAGGTCGTCGACCTCGCCGGGCGGCTGCTGATCCCCGGCTTCCAGGACGCCCACGTCCACCCCGTAGCGGCAGGCCTGGAACTGGCGCAGTGCGACCTGACGGCCGTCCGTACGGCAGCGGATACCGTCGCCGCCGTACGGGCGTACGCCGAAACCCACCCCGAACAGGAGTGGATCACCGGCGGTGGCTGGTCCATGGAGGCGTTCGACGGCGGCAGCCCCACCAAGGACCTGCTCGACGCCGTCGTCCCCGACCGCCCCGTCTACCTGCCCAACCGCGACCACCACGGAGCCTGGGCCAACAGCCGCGCCCTGCACCTCGCGGGCGTCGACCGCACCACCCCGGACCCTGCCGACGGCCGCATCGAGCGGGACGCTTCCGGCGAGCCCACCGGGCTCCTCCAGGAGGGCGCCATGGACCTGGTCGCCCGCCTCACCCCGCCGTCCACGCCCGCCGACCGACTCGCCGCCCTGCTGCGCGCCCAGCGCCTGCTCCACTCGTACGGCATCACCGCCTGGCAGGACGCCATCGTCGGCACCTTCGGCTCGATGGCCGACCCGGCCGACGCCTACCTCGCCGCGGCCCGCGACGGCTCACTCACCGCCCGCGTCGCGGGCGCCCTGTGGTGGGACCGCGAACGCGGCGCCGAGCAGATCCCCGAACTGGCCGCGCGCCGCGCCGAACTGAGCCACGGCCGGTTCCGCGCCGGATCGGTCAAGCTCATGGTCGACGGGGTCGCCGAGACAGGCACCGCCGCCCTCATCGACCCCTACCTGGACAGCTGCGGCTGCGCCACCGCCAACCGCGGCACCAGCTTCATCGACCCCGCCGCCCTGTGCGCGTACGTCACCGAACTGGACGCCCTCGGCTTCCAGGCCCACTTCCACGCCCTCGGCGACCGCGCCGTACGCGACGCCCTGGACGCGGTCGAAGCGGCCCGTACCGCCAACGGCACGCGCGACACGCGCCCGCACCTCGCCCACCTCCAGATCGTCCACCCCGACGACATCGGCCGCTTCCGGCAACTCGGCGCCACCGCCAACATCCAGCCACTGTGGGCCTCGCACGAGCCGCAGATGGACGAGTTGACCATCCCCTTCCTGGGGGAGGAACGAGCCGGCCGGCAATACCCGTTCGGAGCGCTGCTGCGCGCCGGTGCCACCCTCGCCGCGGGCAGCGACTGGCCGGTCAGCAGCCCCGACCCGCTGCACGGCATCCACACCGCCGTGAACCGGATCGAGCCGGACGGCAAGGGCCCCGTCTTCCTCCCGGAGGAGTGCATCGGCCTGACGGACGCCATCGCCGCGTACACGGCGGGCTCCGCATATGTGAACCACCTCGACGACACCGGGAGCGTACGCGCCGGAGCCCTCGCGGACCTGGTGGTGCTCGACCGCGACCTGTACGCGACCCCGCCCGAGGAGATCGCCGCGACCCGCGTCGCCCGCACGTACGTGGGCGGCCAGAAGGTCTACGACGCAGGTCTGTAG